A window of Maioricimonas rarisocia genomic DNA:
TTCCGTTCTGCCCGGTCGGGTCTGACCCATCTTCTGCTGACTGCAGCGGCACTGGTCTCTACAGACGATCGCTGTGATGCCGTCCTGATCACATCAGACTTCACCCGGACGACGAGTGCCACGATCGAGATCGATGGCGTGGAAGTCGACCACATGTTTCAGCAGGTTACCAACGGGCCGTCGACATCGAATGCCTTCTTCGGATCGAATACCGACCCGAGCGAAGCCCGGGCTTCCGGTCGGGCCGACCAGTTCGCGATGACAGCGAATGCCGAGTTCGATAACCGGGTCTTCACCCCTTCGCTGATCAACAACTTCACCAGCGTGCGGTCCACCTCGCTGCTCGAGATCACCGGTACGTCGCTGAACGGCGGAGACGTGACGGTCGAGTTCTTTCTGCCCCCGGGCTTCCTCGAACTGAACACACAGGGAGAACTGAGCCCGGGATTGCCCCCTTTAACCGCCTCGATCGACGCCCAGCTGACATTCTTCACACCGGACGTATTCGGCGACACGGGCCGGCTGCTGAACTTCGGTGCGACACTGTCGGGTGACTTCTTCAACCAGACGATCACCACCTTCGCCACGAGCCAGACGCTGGGACCGTTCCCGGGCGGCGGACCTCCCACCAGTCTCGATCTCTCCCCGTTGACTCATTCGAACCTGACGATTGTGAACTCGTCGTCACCGCAGTTCATTCCGCTGCGGACGATCACGTGGGAGTATCCAGCGTTCAGCGGGACGGTCAACGTCGGACCGATCCCGACCGGGCAGCAGTTCGGACTGCACTACTTTATGAGGGCGGAGGTCTCCGGGTTTGGTCCTTTGACCAATGCGGCGGCCGCGATCAACGACCCGCTCAACATCACGCAGTTCGGGGCCCCCACGGTGGACCAGGCGGGAGCCACCGCCGTGGTTCCCGAGCCGTCGAGCATGGCCTTGGCGTCGGTGGGGCTGGTGATCCTTGCCGGCCGCCGGCGGTTGCGGCGGAAATCGGAAGCCTGAGACACGAGCTGTGAGGCCCGGGGGCGATCCTTTCCAGTGATTGGTGAGCCCGGTGCGTGAGCTTCGGGGTGGCATGCTTGCCCTTCAAGGCAAGCATGTACGTCGAATGACATTCGCGCTGCTGGACAAAGCCGGCCGTGGCACCCCGCGCACCGGCCGGCAGCATCGGCTTTCGCCAGGCGAAGCCTGACCTGCGGTTGCTGGCCCGCATGTCTGCTGAAGGCGAACTGTTTACGAAGCGCAAATTCCGGCCAGACTGCGTGGCGACCTCCAAACGCGGGTGGTAGGCTTGCTTCGCCGAA
This region includes:
- a CDS encoding PEP-CTERM sorting domain-containing protein produces the protein MFTSHLFRSARSGLTHLLLTAAALVSTDDRCDAVLITSDFTRTTSATIEIDGVEVDHMFQQVTNGPSTSNAFFGSNTDPSEARASGRADQFAMTANAEFDNRVFTPSLINNFTSVRSTSLLEITGTSLNGGDVTVEFFLPPGFLELNTQGELSPGLPPLTASIDAQLTFFTPDVFGDTGRLLNFGATLSGDFFNQTITTFATSQTLGPFPGGGPPTSLDLSPLTHSNLTIVNSSSPQFIPLRTITWEYPAFSGTVNVGPIPTGQQFGLHYFMRAEVSGFGPLTNAAAAINDPLNITQFGAPTVDQAGATAVVPEPSSMALASVGLVILAGRRRLRRKSEA